The Fusobacterium sp. SYSU M8D902 genome includes a region encoding these proteins:
- the rd gene encoding rubredoxin — protein MKKYVCKVCGYEYDPAVGDVDNGIAPGTAWEDVPEDWLCPLCSVGKDEFEAE, from the coding sequence ATGAAAAAATATGTATGTAAAGTTTGTGGATATGAGTATGATCCTGCTGTAGGAGATGTAGATAATGGAATAGCTCCAGGAACTGCTTGGGAAGATGTACCTGAGGATTGGTTATGCCCACTTTGCAGTGTTGGAAAAGATGAATTCGAAGCAGAGTAA
- a CDS encoding desulfoferrodoxin family protein, whose protein sequence is MTKNDFIKFECGALAQLVALGKDSCNGLPAGVEIVQLKSEDATVEKHVPFVEEKDNGYLVKVGKEAKHPMLDAHYIEFIEIEVDGEYLYRKYLKPGMEPEAFFEVPKGEKVVAREYCNIHGVWTDKK, encoded by the coding sequence ATGACAAAAAATGATTTTATTAAATTTGAGTGTGGAGCTTTAGCTCAATTAGTAGCTTTAGGAAAAGATAGTTGCAATGGACTACCTGCTGGAGTTGAAATAGTACAATTAAAATCTGAAGATGCAACAGTTGAAAAACATGTTCCATTTGTTGAAGAGAAAGATAATGGTTATTTAGTAAAAGTTGGTAAAGAGGCAAAACATCCTATGTTAGATGCTCACTATATAGAGTTTATTGAGATAGAGGTAGATGGAGAGTATCTTTATAGAAAATACTTAAAACCAGGAATGGAACCAGAAGCTTTCTTTGAAGTACCAAAGGGAGAGAAAGTTGTAGCTAGAGAGTATTGTAATATTCATGGTGTATGGACAGATAAAAAATAA
- a CDS encoding Fur family transcriptional regulator, protein METHIENVGEYLKNSGIKPSYQRIRIFQYLVENRNHPTVDMIYKALCSEIPTLSKTTVYNTLNLFTEKKIVNVIVIEENETRYDSIMDVHGHFKCEKCGKIFDVNIAKELIEEKELREFDIKEQHYYFKGICKDCANTKI, encoded by the coding sequence ATGGAGACTCATATTGAAAATGTAGGAGAATACTTAAAAAATAGTGGAATAAAGCCTTCGTATCAGAGAATAAGAATATTCCAATATTTAGTAGAGAATAGAAATCATCCAACAGTAGATATGATATATAAAGCTCTATGTTCAGAGATTCCTACGTTATCTAAGACCACTGTCTATAATACACTAAATCTTTTTACAGAGAAAAAAATAGTTAATGTAATCGTAATTGAAGAGAATGAGACTAGATATGATAGTATAATGGATGTTCACGGGCATTTTAAATGTGAAAAATGTGGAAAAATATTTGATGTGAACATAGCCAAAGAGTTAATAGAAGAAAAAGAGTTACGAGAGTTCGATATAAAGGAGCAACACTATTATTTTAAAGGAATTTGTAAAGATTGTGCGAATACTAAAATATAG